CCAGCAGGGCAGAAATCATGGTCACCAAAAAGATGCGGATGCTCAAGGGATCGATCAGAGGCATTTTGAAAATGGCCTCGTTGAGCAGGCCAAACAGAGACCGGCCAAGCAGCATGGCAACCGCGAAGCCGGCCGACAGAAGTGAGGAGGCGAAAAGGGAACGGCTGGCGAGTCGCGCCCAGGAGGTCAGGAGAGAAAAAATAATCAGGACGGCCAGGCCGGGAGGATCGAGCGATACGGCAGCTGCCAGGAGCGCGGGCACAATACTCCGATAAAGGCGCCTGTCCCCGGCCATGTAAAAGGGTTGGATGATGCCCCTGTAGAGGAGTTGGTGCGAGCTTGCCGGCAGGATGGCCGCCGCCAGAAAAGTTAGAAATCCAAAAAGAGGAGCCTGATCCATGTAGAGCTTGCCTGCCCGCCAGATCAATGGAATCGCCAGCCACTTTTCCCATGACGGAGCCAGGGAAAGAGCCAGCTCGACTGAACACCAGACCAGCCAGCCGGCAAAAAAGCCGGCAGCCGGCGCGGCCAGAATGACGGGAATCGGCGGCCTGGTTCCGGCAAGCAAACGTAAGGACGGTTTGTAGATGGCCATCATGATGGATGCTGTGACCAGGGGAAGCAGACCGTATAGGAGCAGGGCGCGGAGCGAGAATGCCTCCATACCCGCAAGATAGCTTGAAGCCTCTGAAAGATGGCCGGTTCGGTCGAGGGCGAAAAAAGCACAGACCAGCAGGGTTGACACCAGCATGGCGACTGCGGCCATGGGCGATGTCCGCCTCAGCTCGGCCTCTTCCTGGATTTCGATTTTTCTACGCGTATCGACAAGCGAGAGCCGGGGCGGTGAATCGGAATGCCGTCCCGCCAGCTTGCCGGCGCCGTGTCCCCTCCCGTCTTTATCCATGCCAACAGTCTAGCACGCGGCTGTCAGTCGGGGGTGATCCGGGACGCCGACGCGTCACGGGCAGCCCGCCCCTTCCAGATGAAGCGGAGAGGTGTGCCGAAAAAGTCGAAATTCTCCCGGAGACGGTTCTCCAGATAGCGCTCATAAGAAAAATGGAGCAGCCTTTTGTCGTTGACGAAAAAGATGAAGGCAGGCGGCGAGACCGACCCCTGAGTGACGTAGTAAATCCGGAGGTGACGCCCTTTTTGCTGAGGCGTTGGATGGAGGACGATGGCCTCGGCGATCACCTCATTCAGAACACTGGTCGGCACACGGCGCCTTGATGATTCGCAGACACGGACGATCAGGGGCCATAGCTTGTCCAGGTTAAAACCCGTTTTGACCGAAACGAAAAGGATCGGCGCATAAGGCATGAATTCGAAACGCCGCCTGATTTTTTCCTCGTACTCAGCCATGCTTGTTTCTTTCCTGTCAACCAGATCCCACTTGTTGACAAGAATAATGGATGCTTTGCCGTCATTGTGGGCCAGGCCTGCCACTTTGGTATCCTGTTCAGCCGGCCCTTCGGCTGCATCGATCATGATGACCGACACGTCGGCCCCCTCAACGCTGCGCCGTGAACGGAGCGCTGATACATACTCGATCTGACCGTCGATCCGGGCCTTGCGACGCAGGCCGGCAGTGTCGTGGATCAAAAAGCGGCCGAAATCGTTTTCGACGAAGCTGCCTATGGCATCTCGCGTTGTCCCCGGGATATCCGAAACGATGCTGCGTTCCTGGCCGATCATCCAATTGGCAAGCGAGGATTTGCCCACGTTGGGCCGGCCCGTGATGGCAACGGCGATGTAGTCACCGCCCTCCTCCTCTGGCACGTCCTTTTCCATGGAGGCGGTCACTGCGTCAAGAAGCTCTGACAGGCCCAGTTTATGGCTGGCTGAAATGGCCAGGGTATCAGTGAAGCCCAGTTCGTAGAACTGGTAAAACTCCAGGGGTTCACTGCCGGGCCGGTCGGCCTTGTTGACGGCGACAACAATGGGCTTGCCGCTCTTGCGCAGCATGGCGGCGATTTTGAACTCGATGTCGGAGAGACCCGAATGAAGGTCGGTCAAAAAGCAGATGACGTCTGCCATCCCGATAGCGACCTCCACCTGGTTAAAAACCAGCCGCTGCATGTCATCGGCGGCAAACTCAATCCCGCCCGTATCGATGACAGTGAAAGTCAGGCCGTTCCATTCACATTCAGCCATGACCCGGTCACGCGTGACGCCCGGCTCAGGGCCCACAATGGCCGTCCGTTTACCGATCAGGGCATTGAACAGGGTTGACTTGCCGACGTTGGGCCGGCCAACGATGGCCAAAACCGGTACTGCCAACTTATTTTCCCTCCTCTTTGGAACCAACAAAAAGCAACGTGCCCCGGGCGCGCTGCTCCTCATTGTTCATCTGTGAATGTTTCCCCTATTTTTTTCCGTCGTCGACAGAAATGACTTCACGTCCATCGTAATAGCCACACACCTTGCAGACGCGGTGCGGCGCTTTGAGCGAATGACACTGCGGGCAGCGCACAAGATTAACCGGATTGATCTTCCAGTTGGCACGATGTGTGCGTGATCGCTTCTTGGACCACTTGCGTTTAGGTACAGCCATCGGTACACCTCCCCTGGCATTGTTTGTTGGTAAGGGCACCCCGGTCGGCGCCCCAAGTATTATACCGAACGACCGGCTGCTGTCAAATGACAGCGAAAAAGATACCGGTCAGTTTGAATGTCCGTTCTGCACCGGCCCTGTGCCGTTTGGCGTGTTATGATTCTGCCTCTGCGCCGTAACTTCCAGCTGGAGCCGGGTACTGACCGTATGGCGGTTCTCAAAGCCAAGCGAATAGCCCAGTTCAATCTCGCCGCCTTCCTCGTTGATGCTGCCCTTGGCCTCATGGGTCAGGACTGAAAAACGGACCGGCCCATAAGGGGTGGATTTGGCCTCCACCCGCTGGTCGCCCTTGATGAACTCCAGCTCCATCTCCACGCTGCCGGTACGTCTCAGGACGACACGCCCGTTGGGGAAAAGGCTGACCCGGGTCCGGGTCCCCCGCATCCCGGTGGCATCGCTTTCATCGTAGGAGACGGACCAGGTGTCATTTTTCTTTTCATAGGCAAGATGGCCGACTGTGGTCAGCCGGATAGGCCCGGAGCTCTCCCCGTCCGTCCAATGATTGCTCTCAAGGTGGATGATGGCATCCCTGTATAAGTCAGAAGGTGTGAACACTATTCCTCCCTGCCTTCGCACGCGTCCAAGTCAACATGATGAACGAGATCCACCGCTCTGTCAAGAATCCTGCCTGCATGGCGGCTGAACGCTTCCACGGAGTCACTTACATAATACTCCGTCAGGGCATCCTTTGTCTTTAACGACCGCATGCCTGACTTATCCAGGATCTTCCCGGCGGCGCGGACCACGGCTGGCGCGCTTTCGATCAAGAGGGTTCCGGCAGGCAAGGATTTGGCGATGGCTCCTTTCAGAAGCGGATAGTGGGTACAGCCCAGGATGACGGCTTCGGGCTGAAAAACGCTCATCTCTTCCAGGTAGTGGCGAGCAATCTGATCGGCCAGGTCTCCTTCCCAGATGCCTTCTTCCACCAGGGGAACGAAAAGCGGGCAGGCTTTTTGCATGATGCGGGGGACAGGAATCCCTTTTGACGACGAAAGCGCCCGGATCTTGTCGGAGTAAATGCCGCTTTCGACGGTTGTTGAGGTCGCCAGGATACCAATCCGGCCCCCCCCACCGACAGCGTCCAGTGCCGCCTCCGCACCCAGCTCCACTACTTCCAGGACAGGGACAGGGGCTGCCAGCTGCCTTACCGTGGCACCGGCTGCTGCGCTTGCCGTATTACAGGCCACCACGATCAGTTTGACCTGCCTTGAAAGCAGGTAGCGGGTGATCTGCCCCGCATAGTGCCTGATTGTTTCAGCTGATTTGGAACCGTAGGGTGAGCGGGCCAGATCTCCGACGTAGATCAGATGCTCACCGGGAAATGAGCGCTGGAGTTCTTTCAGAACCGTCAAACCGCCGA
The nucleotide sequence above comes from Fastidiosipila sp.. Encoded proteins:
- a CDS encoding ribosome biogenesis GTPase Der — translated: MAVPVLAIVGRPNVGKSTLFNALIGKRTAIVGPEPGVTRDRVMAECEWNGLTFTVIDTGGIEFAADDMQRLVFNQVEVAIGMADVICFLTDLHSGLSDIEFKIAAMLRKSGKPIVVAVNKADRPGSEPLEFYQFYELGFTDTLAISASHKLGLSELLDAVTASMEKDVPEEEGGDYIAVAITGRPNVGKSSLANWMIGQERSIVSDIPGTTRDAIGSFVENDFGRFLIHDTAGLRRKARIDGQIEYVSALRSRRSVEGADVSVIMIDAAEGPAEQDTKVAGLAHNDGKASIILVNKWDLVDRKETSMAEYEEKIRRRFEFMPYAPILFVSVKTGFNLDKLWPLIVRVCESSRRRVPTSVLNEVIAEAIVLHPTPQQKGRHLRIYYVTQGSVSPPAFIFFVNDKRLLHFSYERYLENRLRENFDFFGTPLRFIWKGRAARDASASRITPD
- the rpmF gene encoding 50S ribosomal protein L32, which encodes MAVPKRKWSKKRSRTHRANWKINPVNLVRCPQCHSLKAPHRVCKVCGYYDGREVISVDDGKK
- a CDS encoding DUF1934 domain-containing protein, which encodes MFTPSDLYRDAIIHLESNHWTDGESSGPIRLTTVGHLAYEKKNDTWSVSYDESDATGMRGTRTRVSLFPNGRVVLRRTGSVEMELEFIKGDQRVEAKSTPYGPVRFSVLTHEAKGSINEEGGEIELGYSLGFENRHTVSTRLQLEVTAQRQNHNTPNGTGPVQNGHSN
- a CDS encoding glutamate racemase — encoded protein: MREASLPIGVFDSGIGGLTVLKELQRSFPGEHLIYVGDLARSPYGSKSAETIRHYAGQITRYLLSRQVKLIVVACNTASAAAGATVRQLAAPVPVLEVVELGAEAALDAVGGGGRIGILATSTTVESGIYSDKIRALSSSKGIPVPRIMQKACPLFVPLVEEGIWEGDLADQIARHYLEEMSVFQPEAVILGCTHYPLLKGAIAKSLPAGTLLIESAPAVVRAAGKILDKSGMRSLKTKDALTEYYVSDSVEAFSRHAGRILDRAVDLVHHVDLDACEGREE